Proteins encoded in a region of the Candidatus Methylomirabilota bacterium genome:
- a CDS encoding amidohydrolase family protein — MRAIDVHAHLVPRSAWRAAETGRDWHGYRYEAGEGVGTFVGGGRRIAFTSPKVRFTPEERLQDMDAQGVDVQVVSIHTPFFGYHLDGPRGLALAREVNDEIAAMTRQWPQRFAGLATLPVSDVALAIGELERAVTVLGLKGAELDTVVNGENWDEPRFRPLFRAAEAMGAVLFFHPQPQHNFMVERAGRYGLFNSLGVIVEDAIVVAILILGGILEQCPGLKACIAHGGGPACHAMGRLDRAWQNTPAERRSISQAPSQYQRRLYYDTVVGNEQTLRFLIDEVGIDRVVMGSDWPFVPWHPSPVAWVRGLTRLSQEEKERILWRNLESLLGL; from the coding sequence ATGAGAGCCATCGACGTCCACGCCCATCTGGTTCCCCGGTCGGCCTGGCGTGCCGCCGAGACCGGCCGCGACTGGCACGGCTACCGCTACGAGGCGGGCGAGGGCGTGGGCACGTTCGTCGGCGGCGGCCGGCGCATCGCGTTCACCTCGCCCAAGGTGCGCTTCACCCCCGAGGAGCGGCTGCAGGACATGGACGCCCAGGGCGTGGACGTGCAGGTCGTCTCGATCCACACCCCGTTCTTCGGCTATCACCTCGACGGGCCGCGCGGCCTCGCCCTGGCCCGCGAGGTCAACGACGAGATCGCGGCGATGACCCGGCAGTGGCCGCAGCGGTTCGCCGGGCTGGCGACCCTGCCGGTGTCCGACGTCGCGCTCGCCATCGGGGAGCTGGAGCGCGCGGTCACCGTGCTCGGGCTCAAGGGCGCCGAGCTGGACACGGTGGTGAACGGCGAGAACTGGGACGAGCCGCGCTTCCGGCCGCTCTTCCGGGCGGCCGAGGCGATGGGGGCGGTGCTCTTCTTCCACCCGCAGCCCCAGCACAACTTCATGGTGGAGCGGGCGGGCCGCTACGGGCTCTTCAACAGCCTGGGCGTGATCGTCGAGGACGCCATCGTCGTGGCGATCCTGATCCTGGGCGGCATCCTCGAGCAGTGCCCGGGGCTCAAGGCCTGCATCGCCCACGGCGGCGGGCCGGCGTGCCATGCGATGGGGCGCCTGGACCGCGCCTGGCAGAACACTCCGGCCGAGCGCCGGAGCATTTCCCAGGCCCCGAGCCAGTATCAGCGGCGGCTCTACTACGACACCGTGGTCGGCAACGAGCAGACGCTGCGCTTCCTGATCGACGAGGTCGGCATCGACCGCGTGGTGATGGGCAGCGACTGGCCGTTCGTGCCCTGGCATCCGTCGCCGGTCGCGTGGGTGCGGGGCTTGACGCGCCTGAGCCAGGAGGAGAAGGAGCGCATCCTCTGGCGCAACCTGGAGTCCCTGCTCGGGCTCTAG
- a CDS encoding SRPBCC family protein, producing the protein MASIRKELRLDASAEHVWDAVRDVGAVHERLGPGFLLEARMDGDARIVTFANGMVVREPIVDIDDTARRLVYAAVGGMSSHYNASMQVFPDGDGRCHLVWIIDLLPHALAPTVAALAEQATHVMKKTLEAGGLST; encoded by the coding sequence ATGGCTTCCATCCGAAAAGAGCTGCGGCTCGACGCCTCGGCGGAGCACGTCTGGGACGCGGTACGTGACGTGGGCGCGGTGCACGAGCGGCTCGGCCCCGGCTTCCTGCTCGAAGCGCGGATGGACGGCGACGCGCGCATCGTGACGTTCGCCAACGGCATGGTGGTGCGCGAGCCGATCGTGGACATCGACGACACCGCCCGTCGCCTGGTCTACGCGGCGGTCGGAGGCATGTCCAGCCACTACAACGCGTCGATGCAGGTGTTCCCCGACGGCGACGGCCGCTGCCACCTCGTGTGGATCATCGACCTGCTACCGCACGCGCTGGCGCCGACCGTGGCGGCCTTGGCCGAGCAGGCCACCCACGTGATGAAGAAGACGCTCGAGGCCGGCGGGCTGTCGACGTGA
- a CDS encoding putative glycolipid-binding domain-containing protein, whose translation MATRDVLWAAWDGRGFEHLRLEIEADRVRADSLIVAVDAGGRPYRARYRLECDAGWTTRRVLIERLEEPVATLDLRVDGRGRWSDATTGVALPLDGCVDVDIFPSPFTNTLPVRRLPELTVGRPVALRMAWVLLPELRVRVAPQEYTLLERRAAGSRWRFRSLDSGFIAELDMDADGVVRDYPDLSRRV comes from the coding sequence GCGACGTGCTGTGGGCGGCGTGGGACGGGCGGGGCTTCGAGCATCTCCGCCTGGAGATCGAGGCCGACCGCGTGCGGGCGGACAGCCTGATCGTCGCGGTGGACGCGGGCGGCCGGCCGTACCGCGCGCGCTATCGCCTCGAATGCGACGCGGGCTGGACGACGCGGCGGGTGCTCATCGAGCGGCTCGAGGAGCCGGTGGCCACGCTCGACCTCCGCGTGGACGGCCGCGGCCGCTGGAGCGACGCGACGACCGGCGTGGCGCTGCCGCTGGACGGCTGCGTGGACGTCGACATCTTCCCGTCGCCGTTCACCAACACGCTGCCGGTGCGACGCCTGCCCGAGCTGACGGTGGGCCGCCCGGTCGCGCTCCGCATGGCCTGGGTGCTCCTGCCGGAGCTCCGCGTGCGCGTGGCCCCACAGGAATACACGCTGCTCGAGCGGCGCGCCGCCGGGTCACGCTGGCGCTTCCGCTCGCTCGACTCCGGCTTCATCGCCGAGCTCGACATGGACGCCGACGGCGTGGTGCGCGACTATCCGGATCTCTCGCGACGAGTCTAG
- a CDS encoding NAD(P)-dependent oxidoreductase, which produces MALSVGFIGVGNMGNPMAGNVLKAGFPMTVYDMNPKAMENLVQAGAKRAGSAQEVVEGCQVVLTSLPASPDVEAAYLQPGGLVERARPGTILIDLSSVLPSTPRKIEPVARQRGVHFLEAPVSGGVSGAAAATLAIMVGGDAGALKQAEPVLRAMGPNIFHVGPVGAGNTVKAINNMMACVNSATMMEGFLLGVKAGLDPMTIYEVVKASSGGSKAIERIPRALIPRNFEPGFKVALMNKDLETFHTIAKELNVPVTFSNLAQHYQQAALAAGLGEQDTSVVFTIIERLAGMKPPTPR; this is translated from the coding sequence ATGGCTCTCTCGGTCGGCTTCATCGGGGTGGGGAACATGGGCAATCCCATGGCGGGCAACGTGCTCAAGGCCGGGTTCCCCATGACGGTCTACGACATGAACCCGAAGGCCATGGAGAATCTGGTCCAGGCCGGGGCCAAGCGCGCCGGGTCCGCCCAGGAGGTGGTCGAGGGCTGCCAGGTGGTGCTCACCTCGCTGCCCGCGTCGCCGGACGTCGAGGCGGCCTATCTCCAGCCGGGCGGGCTGGTCGAGCGGGCCCGGCCCGGGACGATCCTGATCGACCTCAGCAGCGTGCTGCCCTCGACGCCGCGGAAGATCGAGCCGGTGGCCCGCCAGCGCGGGGTGCACTTCCTCGAGGCACCGGTGAGCGGCGGCGTGAGCGGGGCGGCCGCGGCGACCCTGGCCATCATGGTCGGCGGCGACGCGGGCGCGCTCAAGCAGGCGGAGCCGGTGCTGCGCGCGATGGGGCCGAACATCTTCCACGTGGGGCCGGTGGGCGCCGGCAACACCGTGAAGGCGATCAACAACATGATGGCGTGCGTCAACAGCGCCACCATGATGGAGGGCTTCCTCCTGGGCGTGAAGGCCGGGCTCGACCCGATGACCATCTACGAGGTGGTCAAGGCCAGCAGCGGCGGCAGCAAGGCGATCGAGCGGATTCCGCGCGCCCTCATCCCGCGCAACTTCGAGCCGGGTTTCAAGGTCGCGCTGATGAACAAGGACCTCGAGACCTTCCACACCATCGCCAAGGAGCTGAACGTCCCGGTGACGTTCTCCAACCTGGCCCAGCACTACCAGCAGGCCGCGCTGGCCGCCGGCCTCGGCGAGCAGGACACGAGCGTGGTGTTCACGATCATCGAACGCCTGGCCGGCATGAAGCCGCCGACCCCGCGGTGA
- a CDS encoding CoA transferase: MAPNAALPLARYTVLDLTRARAGPTCVRQLVDWGARAIKIEMPGGRSGDGMGGNRHGFDFQNLHRGKQGMTLNLRDPEGVAIFKRLAGGADVVVENYRPDVKRRLGIDYESLRAINPRLIYGSISGFGQSGPYRDRPGVDQIAQGMGGLMSITGLPGQGPVRVGIPIADLCSGILLAQGILVALIERESTGRGQWVHTSLLEAMLSMLDFQASRWLMSGEVPAQAGNNHPTGIPTGVFETRDGHINIAAAGDELYERLCRAIERPDLRTDPRFATAKARSANRDVLMETLMPVTRQKDSATWIRLLNEAGVPCGPIYRVDEAFADPQVKHLEMAQPVHSPALGDLTILGHPVSHGERRLPIRGPAPELGQDNEEILTGLGYTKDEIADFTHRGVI; the protein is encoded by the coding sequence ATGGCCCCCAATGCCGCCCTGCCGCTCGCGCGCTACACGGTGCTCGACCTCACCCGGGCCCGCGCCGGTCCCACCTGCGTGCGGCAGCTGGTCGACTGGGGCGCGCGGGCCATCAAGATCGAGATGCCGGGGGGCCGCTCGGGCGACGGCATGGGCGGCAACCGTCACGGCTTCGACTTCCAGAACCTCCACCGCGGCAAGCAGGGCATGACGCTCAACCTGCGCGATCCCGAGGGCGTGGCGATCTTCAAGCGTCTCGCGGGCGGCGCCGACGTGGTGGTGGAGAACTATCGCCCCGACGTGAAGCGCCGGCTCGGGATCGACTACGAGAGTTTGCGCGCGATCAACCCGCGGCTCATCTACGGCAGCATCTCCGGCTTCGGGCAGAGCGGGCCCTATCGCGACCGGCCCGGCGTGGATCAGATCGCCCAGGGCATGGGCGGCCTCATGTCCATCACCGGCCTGCCCGGCCAGGGGCCGGTGCGGGTCGGTATTCCCATCGCCGATCTGTGCTCGGGCATCTTGCTGGCCCAGGGCATCCTGGTCGCGCTGATCGAGCGCGAGAGCACCGGGCGCGGCCAGTGGGTGCACACCTCGCTGCTGGAGGCGATGCTGTCGATGCTCGACTTCCAGGCCTCGCGCTGGCTCATGAGCGGCGAGGTGCCGGCGCAGGCCGGCAACAACCATCCCACCGGCATTCCCACCGGCGTGTTCGAGACCCGGGACGGCCACATCAACATCGCGGCCGCGGGCGACGAGCTGTACGAGCGGCTCTGCCGCGCGATCGAGCGCCCGGACCTGCGCACCGACCCTCGCTTCGCCACCGCGAAGGCCCGTTCCGCCAACCGCGACGTGCTGATGGAGACGCTGATGCCGGTGACCCGGCAGAAGGACAGCGCGACGTGGATCCGGCTGCTCAACGAGGCCGGGGTGCCGTGCGGGCCGATCTACCGCGTCGACGAGGCCTTCGCGGATCCGCAGGTCAAGCATCTCGAGATGGCGCAGCCGGTGCACTCGCCGGCGCTCGGCGATCTCACCATCCTCGGCCACCCGGTCTCGCACGGCGAGCGCCGCCTGCCGATCCGCGGACCCGCGCCCGAGCTGGGACAGGACAACGAGGAGATCCTGACCGGGCTCGGCTACACCAAGGACGAGATCGCCGACTTCACGCACCGGGGCGTCATCTAG
- a CDS encoding carboxymuconolactone decarboxylase family protein, which translates to MPTRRQPAKPDRPAGGTRNPYGYPFWEWVAREDPEYVKARQPLSALSIGEGKELSVKHREMVIIGILAFRGRKEGVIAHMRRAIEHGATKRELLEAIQSAAVPGGGPTFSTGAQALMELDRAGAFE; encoded by the coding sequence ATGCCCACGCGCCGTCAGCCCGCGAAGCCCGACCGTCCCGCCGGCGGGACCAGGAACCCCTACGGCTATCCCTTCTGGGAGTGGGTGGCGAGGGAGGATCCGGAGTACGTGAAGGCGCGGCAGCCGCTGAGCGCGCTGTCCATCGGCGAGGGCAAGGAGCTGTCGGTGAAGCATCGCGAGATGGTGATCATCGGCATCCTGGCCTTCCGCGGCCGGAAGGAGGGCGTGATCGCCCACATGCGGCGGGCCATCGAGCACGGCGCCACGAAGCGCGAGCTGCTCGAGGCCATCCAGTCCGCCGCGGTGCCGGGCGGCGGCCCCACCTTCAGCACCGGCGCGCAGGCCCTGATGGAGCTGGATCGCGCGGGCGCCTTCGAATAG
- a CDS encoding PEP-CTERM sorting domain-containing protein (PEP-CTERM proteins occur, often in large numbers, in the proteomes of bacteria that also encode an exosortase, a predicted intramembrane cysteine proteinase. The presence of a PEP-CTERM domain at a protein's C-terminus predicts cleavage within the sorting domain, followed by covalent anchoring to some some component of the (usually Gram-negative) cell surface. Many PEP-CTERM proteins exhibit an unusual sequence composition that includes large numbers of potential glycosylation sites. Expression of one such protein has been shown restore the ability of a bacterium to form floc, a type of biofilm.), protein MLLLVLVPFSQASAASFGVTANPLWTNTGMSVLATDTLHFDSATASWTYQPFDGTFGHDPFGPEGVPVVSSDFINDEWIQNGLHGQLIAFIGSAALDLNASPRAIAQNASGLFAIGAGPQTVTGLAGNLWLGFNDGYITGISNNEGTGSVNVSRSSDLAPVPEPATLLLFGTTAGGLALARWRRSRQQRQQP, encoded by the coding sequence GTGCTCCTCCTGGTTCTGGTTCCCTTCAGTCAAGCCTCCGCGGCCTCGTTCGGCGTGACGGCCAATCCGCTATGGACGAATACGGGAATGTCCGTGCTGGCAACGGACACCCTGCACTTCGATAGCGCAACCGCGTCTTGGACTTATCAGCCATTTGATGGCACTTTCGGGCATGATCCGTTCGGACCCGAGGGCGTTCCCGTGGTAAGCAGCGATTTCATAAACGATGAGTGGATCCAGAACGGGCTGCATGGCCAGTTGATCGCATTCATCGGGAGCGCGGCGCTCGACTTGAACGCGTCCCCTAGAGCGATAGCTCAGAACGCCTCGGGGCTCTTCGCGATCGGAGCCGGGCCGCAGACTGTGACCGGCCTAGCAGGTAACCTCTGGCTCGGGTTCAACGATGGCTACATCACCGGCATCAGCAACAACGAGGGGACCGGATCCGTCAACGTGAGCCGCAGTTCAGATCTCGCCCCCGTCCCGGAGCCGGCCACGCTCCTCCTGTTCGGCACCACCGCAGGTGGACTGGCGCTCGCGCGGTGGCGGCGGAGCCGGCAACAGCGCCAGCAGCCGTAG
- a CDS encoding methyltransferase, whose protein sequence is MLREFALDAVGIVSIEETSSKHLLKLSTRSYWQRVWPAGLGLSAHIVERFGPDGLRGRRVLDLGCGVGLVGIVCGRLGADVTFLDREAGALAVVRRNCRRNGVGPAQTIGGDWNHGGNRLAPDAYDLVVGGDVVYDDVEWPGIGTGLMRTLRAGGRALLADPGWVADGQLRAAFRRTGFAVDRTVLHVQWPPWRTTHQKRKAINIYSLRRADAVPH, encoded by the coding sequence GTGCTACGCGAGTTCGCCCTCGACGCGGTCGGGATCGTCTCAATCGAGGAGACTTCGTCGAAGCATCTGCTCAAGCTCTCGACGCGCTCCTACTGGCAGCGCGTGTGGCCGGCCGGCCTCGGCCTGTCGGCCCACATCGTCGAGCGGTTCGGCCCGGACGGCTTGCGGGGCCGGCGCGTGCTCGATCTCGGCTGCGGGGTCGGCCTGGTCGGCATCGTGTGCGGGCGCCTCGGGGCCGACGTGACCTTCCTCGATCGCGAGGCGGGCGCGCTCGCCGTCGTGCGGCGCAACTGCCGCCGCAACGGCGTCGGGCCCGCCCAGACCATCGGCGGCGACTGGAATCACGGCGGAAACCGGCTCGCGCCCGACGCCTACGATCTGGTGGTGGGCGGCGACGTGGTCTACGACGACGTGGAGTGGCCGGGCATCGGTACCGGCCTCATGCGCACGCTGCGCGCGGGCGGCCGCGCGCTCCTGGCCGACCCCGGGTGGGTGGCCGACGGCCAGCTCCGCGCCGCGTTCCGAAGAACCGGGTTCGCGGTCGATCGGACCGTGCTGCACGTCCAGTGGCCGCCCTGGCGCACCACCCATCAGAAGCGCAAGGCCATCAACATCTACAGCCTCCGCCGCGCCGACGCCGTCCCGCACTAG
- a CDS encoding Rieske 2Fe-2S domain-containing protein, giving the protein MRPTLAKRRTEKIPAGYHRSWFPLALAREIPAGQAIGRDVLGTRVVCYRDASGRAVVQGAYCPHLGADLSVGQVIDGQIRCAYHHWRFDCAGRCVDIPAGDRIPPAARIATYPSIEAWGLIWIFNGESPTFEPPRIPGADEGDLVVETHFRGVRDTEPWVGTSNGVDFQHLRTLHGLPAVDPDAVRVGEHSIDYRIASEAFVQEGLITGVNTFSQHLAFGDEDMFMLFSGAPITHGRSMGFYAYGVRDGGRGRDAVAEQLESVGRLVRQLLAEDAPVLDTIRFRPGVLVASDRHLARFFQYVRRFPRAHPPA; this is encoded by the coding sequence ATGCGCCCGACCCTGGCGAAGCGACGGACCGAGAAGATCCCCGCGGGCTATCACCGATCCTGGTTTCCGCTGGCGCTGGCGCGCGAGATCCCGGCCGGGCAGGCGATCGGACGGGACGTGCTCGGCACGCGGGTCGTCTGCTACCGGGATGCCTCGGGCCGCGCGGTGGTCCAGGGCGCCTACTGCCCGCACCTGGGCGCCGATCTCTCGGTGGGGCAGGTGATCGATGGGCAGATCCGCTGCGCCTACCACCACTGGCGGTTCGACTGCGCGGGCCGCTGCGTCGACATCCCGGCCGGCGATCGCATCCCGCCGGCGGCGCGGATCGCCACGTATCCGAGCATCGAGGCGTGGGGCCTGATCTGGATCTTCAACGGCGAATCGCCGACGTTCGAGCCGCCGCGCATCCCCGGCGCCGACGAGGGCGATCTGGTCGTCGAGACGCACTTCCGCGGCGTGCGCGACACCGAGCCCTGGGTGGGCACCTCCAACGGCGTCGACTTCCAGCACCTGCGCACGCTCCACGGCCTGCCCGCGGTGGACCCGGACGCGGTGCGGGTGGGCGAGCACTCCATCGACTACCGGATCGCGTCGGAGGCCTTCGTGCAGGAGGGGCTCATCACCGGCGTGAACACGTTCTCGCAGCACCTGGCCTTCGGCGACGAGGACATGTTCATGCTGTTCAGCGGCGCGCCGATCACCCACGGTCGCTCCATGGGGTTCTACGCCTACGGCGTGCGGGACGGCGGCCGGGGCCGCGACGCGGTGGCCGAGCAGCTCGAGTCGGTGGGCCGGCTGGTGCGCCAGCTCCTCGCGGAGGACGCGCCGGTGCTCGACACCATCCGCTTCCGCCCGGGTGTGCTGGTCGCCTCCGACCGGCACCTGGCGCGCTTCTTCCAGTACGTGCGCCGGTTCCCGCGCGCGCACCCGCCGGCCTGA
- a CDS encoding HdeD family acid-resistance protein, whose product MATHIIEPGQLPTRWTPLLTLGIVLIAFGTLALAVSFVTTLVSVLAFGWLLLVTGGTETVYAFKNARWAGTILHVANGVLSGTAGFLLVMNPAAGAVVLTLLMAMFFLIGGLFRIGAALVMSVPHRGWILLSGAVTLLLGIFIWRQLPGAAIWLIGTFVGVDMIMIGWSWTMAALAGRPRQ is encoded by the coding sequence ATGGCGACCCACATCATCGAGCCGGGACAGCTGCCGACCCGATGGACACCCCTATTGACCCTCGGCATCGTCCTCATCGCGTTCGGCACCCTGGCCCTCGCGGTCTCCTTCGTGACCACGCTCGTGTCGGTGCTCGCCTTCGGATGGCTCCTGCTGGTCACCGGGGGCACGGAGACGGTGTACGCCTTCAAGAACGCGCGCTGGGCGGGTACCATCCTGCACGTGGCGAACGGGGTATTGTCGGGGACGGCCGGCTTCCTGCTGGTGATGAACCCGGCCGCGGGCGCGGTGGTGCTCACGCTGCTCATGGCCATGTTCTTCCTGATCGGCGGCCTCTTCCGTATCGGAGCCGCGCTGGTGATGTCGGTCCCGCACCGGGGCTGGATCCTGCTGAGCGGTGCGGTCACCCTCCTGCTCGGCATCTTCATCTGGCGGCAGCTGCCCGGGGCCGCGATCTGGCTGATCGGCACGTTCGTGGGCGTCGACATGATCATGATCGGATGGTCGTGGACCATGGCCGCGCTGGCCGGCCGCCCGCGTCAATGA
- a CDS encoding MFS transporter has translation MRRGLFYGWIVVAGAFFGYAIAQGLMHSYAVFLIAYLGEFGWGRGETSVAYSVSQLVIGLSSPLIGALVDRLGTRVLVAVGAVLLAVGLVANAGASALWQVIALYGIVMTLGSNCLGLVVSVPILSRWFVARRGLAISIVQSANGFGRAVSAPITQLLISSIGWRRSYLALAAVMAVAVVPIVRAFPTREPDAAAGGDASPRPAVAAGSPWTVGEAMRTPHFWLLFAVYLLTGLGSFLVSLHQLAFAVDVGFDPLYAASVLGTGSLLAVVGTIGTGTISDYIGREVSAILAYLVSIVGVVCALFITSAEQHALLWLHACFFGLTWGARGPQITAKTADLFQGPHLGAILGVISIGTGLGAAGGAWASGLIFDLSGSYHLAFHLSILSYAVGCVAFWRLRRPARSATMQPREG, from the coding sequence GTGCGACGCGGGCTCTTCTACGGCTGGATCGTGGTCGCGGGCGCCTTCTTCGGCTATGCGATCGCGCAGGGGCTCATGCACTCCTACGCGGTGTTCCTGATCGCGTACCTGGGCGAGTTCGGCTGGGGGCGCGGCGAGACCTCGGTGGCCTACTCGGTGTCGCAGCTCGTGATCGGGCTCAGCTCCCCGCTCATCGGGGCCCTCGTCGACCGGCTCGGCACGCGCGTCCTGGTGGCGGTGGGCGCCGTCCTCCTGGCGGTCGGGCTCGTGGCGAACGCGGGCGCCTCCGCGCTCTGGCAGGTGATCGCGCTCTACGGCATCGTGATGACGCTCGGCTCGAACTGCCTTGGCCTCGTGGTCTCGGTGCCGATCCTCTCGCGCTGGTTCGTGGCCCGGCGGGGCCTCGCCATCTCCATCGTGCAGTCCGCCAATGGCTTCGGCCGCGCGGTCTCCGCGCCGATCACCCAGCTGCTGATCTCCTCGATCGGCTGGCGACGCTCCTACCTGGCCCTCGCCGCGGTGATGGCGGTGGCGGTGGTGCCGATCGTGCGCGCGTTTCCGACCCGCGAGCCCGACGCGGCGGCGGGCGGCGACGCCTCGCCGCGCCCCGCCGTCGCGGCCGGAAGCCCCTGGACGGTGGGCGAGGCGATGCGCACGCCGCACTTCTGGCTCCTCTTCGCGGTGTACCTGCTCACCGGACTCGGCAGCTTTCTCGTCTCGCTGCACCAGCTCGCCTTCGCGGTGGACGTGGGCTTCGATCCCCTCTACGCGGCGAGCGTGCTGGGCACCGGCAGCCTGCTCGCGGTGGTCGGCACCATCGGCACCGGGACGATCTCCGACTACATCGGACGCGAGGTGTCGGCCATCCTCGCCTACCTGGTCTCCATCGTCGGCGTGGTGTGCGCGCTGTTCATCACGAGCGCCGAGCAGCACGCGCTCCTGTGGCTGCACGCCTGCTTCTTCGGCCTCACCTGGGGCGCGCGCGGGCCGCAGATCACCGCCAAGACCGCCGATCTGTTCCAGGGCCCGCACCTGGGCGCGATCCTGGGCGTGATCTCGATCGGCACCGGCCTCGGGGCGGCGGGCGGCGCGTGGGCGAGCGGGCTCATCTTCGATCTCTCGGGCAGCTACCACCTCGCCTTCCACCTCTCGATCCTCTCGTACGCGGTGGGCTGCGTGGCGTTCTGGCGGCTGCGCCGGCCCGCGCGATCGGCTACGATGCAGCCCCGGGAGGGCTGA
- a CDS encoding Ldh family oxidoreductase encodes MLDLFKVPPKDQVLVTEDALRLTVTQIFEKLGVTREDAADAADVLTMTDLRGVETHGVSNMLRTYVREYRAGKLDPRPGWAIERESPGTAVIDAGQRLGIIVGPKAMRLAMDKARQVGVGVVTVHNAGHFGAIGHFAMQAAMADMVGVCFTAAGLHVVPTFGSKPLLGTNPIALAAPARREAPLLFDAATSAIAGNKIRLAMRVGSPLLPGWVTDRDGSPIMEEKPIFNREDVYQAPLGGTREQGSHKGYGFALMAEVLSTLLAGTLPTMLAPGNGSKNQFAAYHIESFTDLERFKDTMDEMLRTLRTSAPAPGQERVFYPGLLEAEEVQHRRAHGIPLHREVLDWFGECTRDMGLPPLAAA; translated from the coding sequence ATGCTCGATCTCTTCAAGGTGCCGCCGAAGGACCAGGTGCTCGTCACCGAAGACGCGCTGCGACTGACCGTCACCCAGATCTTCGAGAAGCTGGGCGTCACCCGGGAGGACGCGGCCGACGCGGCGGACGTGCTCACCATGACCGACCTGCGCGGAGTCGAGACGCACGGCGTGTCGAACATGCTGCGCACCTACGTGCGCGAGTATCGGGCCGGCAAGCTCGATCCGCGGCCGGGCTGGGCCATCGAGCGCGAGTCCCCCGGCACCGCGGTGATCGACGCGGGCCAGCGGCTCGGCATCATCGTGGGGCCGAAGGCGATGCGCCTGGCCATGGACAAGGCGCGACAGGTCGGGGTGGGCGTGGTCACCGTGCACAACGCGGGGCACTTCGGCGCCATCGGCCACTTCGCGATGCAGGCTGCGATGGCGGACATGGTGGGCGTCTGCTTCACCGCGGCCGGCCTGCACGTGGTGCCGACGTTCGGCTCGAAGCCCCTGCTCGGCACCAACCCGATCGCGCTGGCCGCTCCCGCGCGGCGCGAGGCCCCGCTGCTCTTCGACGCGGCCACCTCCGCGATCGCGGGCAACAAGATCCGCCTGGCCATGCGGGTGGGCTCCCCGCTCCTGCCGGGCTGGGTGACGGACCGGGACGGCAGCCCGATCATGGAGGAGAAGCCCATCTTCAACCGGGAGGACGTCTACCAGGCCCCGCTCGGCGGCACGCGCGAGCAGGGCTCGCACAAGGGTTACGGCTTCGCCCTCATGGCCGAGGTGCTCTCGACCTTGCTCGCGGGCACGCTACCGACGATGCTGGCGCCGGGCAATGGCTCGAAGAACCAGTTCGCGGCCTACCACATCGAGTCGTTCACCGACCTCGAGCGATTCAAGGACACGATGGACGAGATGCTGCGGACGCTGCGGACGTCGGCGCCCGCCCCGGGTCAGGAGCGCGTCTTCTACCCGGGCCTGCTGGAGGCCGAGGAGGTCCAGCACCGGCGCGCCCACGGCATCCCGCTGCACCGCGAGGTGCTCGACTGGTTCGGCGAGTGCACCCGGGACATGGGCCTGCCGCCGCTCGCCGCCGCCTGA